Proteins from one Streptomyces sp. NBC_00390 genomic window:
- a CDS encoding cytochrome P450: MTETEIRPTGSPAPSFPVDRTCPYQPPQAYADWRGESPLSRVTLVDGREAWLVTGHAEGRALLADPRLSSDWGHPAFPVVVQRTEDRGGLAFPLIGVDDPLHARQRRMLIPSFGVKRMNAIRPMIQDLVDRLLDDMLAKGPVADLVSAFALPVPSMAICELLGVPYGDHDFFEERSRDFVGAATSEEADAAFAALYGYLHELVAKKQADPGDGLLDELIARQLEEGALDHDEVVMIALVLLVAGHETSVNAIALGALTLLQHPEQLDALRRDPGAITGAVEELLRFTSVSDFMVRMVEEGIEVGGETLKAGDAVVVSISLMNRDAKAYEDPDTFDIRRNAKHHVGFGHGIHQCLGQNLARAEIEIALGTLFARIPDLRLAVPLDEVPIKAGHDAQGPIELPVTVTW; the protein is encoded by the coding sequence ATGACCGAGACCGAAATCCGCCCCACCGGATCGCCGGCCCCGTCCTTCCCCGTGGACCGGACCTGCCCGTACCAGCCGCCGCAGGCCTACGCGGATTGGCGGGGCGAGAGCCCGCTGAGCCGGGTCACGCTCGTCGACGGCCGGGAGGCGTGGCTGGTGACCGGGCACGCCGAGGGACGGGCGCTGCTCGCCGACCCCCGGCTGTCCTCCGACTGGGGCCACCCGGCCTTCCCCGTCGTCGTCCAGCGCACCGAGGACCGCGGCGGGCTCGCGTTCCCCCTGATCGGCGTCGACGACCCGCTGCACGCCCGGCAGCGGCGCATGCTGATCCCCAGCTTCGGCGTCAAGCGCATGAACGCCATCCGCCCGATGATCCAGGACCTCGTGGACCGGCTCCTGGACGACATGCTGGCCAAGGGGCCGGTCGCGGACCTGGTGTCGGCCTTCGCCCTGCCTGTGCCCTCGATGGCGATCTGCGAGCTGCTCGGCGTCCCGTACGGCGACCACGACTTCTTCGAGGAGCGCTCCCGCGACTTCGTGGGCGCCGCGACGTCGGAGGAGGCCGACGCGGCCTTCGCCGCGCTGTACGGCTACCTGCACGAGCTGGTGGCTAAGAAGCAGGCCGACCCCGGTGACGGCCTGCTGGACGAGCTGATCGCGCGCCAGCTGGAGGAGGGCGCGCTGGACCACGACGAGGTGGTCATGATCGCGCTGGTCCTGCTGGTGGCCGGCCACGAGACCAGCGTCAACGCGATCGCCCTCGGCGCCCTCACGCTCCTGCAGCACCCCGAGCAGCTCGACGCGCTGCGGCGCGATCCCGGGGCGATCACCGGAGCGGTCGAGGAGCTGCTGCGCTTCACCTCCGTCTCGGACTTCATGGTCCGGATGGTCGAGGAGGGCATCGAGGTCGGCGGCGAGACCCTCAAGGCCGGGGACGCGGTGGTCGTCTCCATTTCGCTGATGAACCGTGACGCCAAGGCGTACGAGGACCCCGACACCTTCGACATCCGGCGGAACGCCAAGCACCACGTCGGCTTCGGCCACGGCATCCACCAGTGCCTCGGGCAGAACCTCGCCCGCGCCGAGATCGAGATCGCCCTCGGCACGCTCTTCGCCCGCATTCCGGACCTGCGGCTGGCCGTCCCCCTCGACGAGGTGCCCATCAAGGCGGGTCACGACGCCCAGGGCCCGATCGAGCTCCCCGTCACCGTCACCTGGTGA
- a CDS encoding ferredoxin, producing MRIIIDRDRCIGAGQCVLTAPGAFTQDDDGLVTLLPGHEDGTGDPNVRYVPGACPVQAVTVSDD from the coding sequence ATGCGCATCATCATCGACCGCGATCGGTGCATCGGCGCCGGCCAGTGCGTACTCACCGCGCCCGGCGCCTTCACCCAGGACGACGACGGGCTGGTCACCCTGCTCCCCGGGCACGAGGACGGGACAGGCGACCCGAACGTACGCTACGTCCCGGGGGCCTGTCCGGTCCAGGCAGTCACGGTATCCGACGACTGA
- the ccrA gene encoding crotonyl-CoA carboxylase/reductase translates to MTKPLYEVGETPPLGEVPRQMYASVIRQNRLGPPKQAFRTEVVDTPAMGRGQVLVYVMAAGINYNNVWSSLGKPVDVIGMRQRQGQTEDFHIGGSEASGVVWAVGEGVRNVKVGDHVLLTSGQWDETAEDIRMGTDPLVSESIKAWGYETNYGSFAQFCRVDEYQCHPKPAHLSWEESAAFLLTGPTAYRQLFGWQGNTVRPGDPVFIWGGAGGLGSMAIQLVKLAGGIPIAVVSDEDRAAYCRRLGAAGTVNRRDFDHWGRLPDTGDAEASARFLRGARGVGKKIWEILGERKSPRIVLEHSGQDTLPTSMYLCDNAGMVVICGGTSGYNGDVDLRHLWMRSKRLQGSHYADTRQCREVINLVGAGMLDPCLSACEGFEDIGRMHQMMHDNVRPSGNMAVLVNASRRGETTLELPAA, encoded by the coding sequence ATGACGAAGCCGCTCTACGAGGTCGGCGAGACGCCGCCGCTCGGTGAGGTCCCGCGGCAGATGTACGCCTCGGTGATCCGTCAGAACCGTTTGGGTCCGCCGAAGCAGGCGTTCCGGACCGAGGTCGTCGACACCCCCGCCATGGGCCGGGGCCAGGTGCTGGTCTACGTGATGGCCGCCGGCATCAACTACAACAACGTGTGGTCCTCGCTGGGCAAGCCCGTCGACGTCATCGGCATGCGGCAGCGCCAGGGCCAGACCGAGGACTTCCACATCGGCGGCTCGGAGGCCTCCGGCGTGGTGTGGGCCGTCGGCGAAGGCGTCCGCAACGTCAAGGTGGGCGACCACGTGCTGCTCACCAGCGGCCAGTGGGACGAGACCGCCGAGGACATCCGGATGGGCACGGACCCGCTGGTCTCCGAGAGCATCAAGGCCTGGGGCTACGAGACCAACTATGGTTCCTTCGCCCAGTTCTGCCGCGTCGACGAGTACCAGTGCCACCCCAAGCCCGCCCACCTGTCGTGGGAGGAGTCGGCGGCCTTCCTGCTCACCGGACCCACTGCCTACCGGCAGCTGTTCGGCTGGCAGGGCAACACCGTCCGCCCCGGCGACCCCGTCTTCATCTGGGGCGGCGCGGGCGGCCTCGGCTCGATGGCCATCCAGCTCGTCAAACTGGCCGGCGGCATCCCGATCGCCGTGGTCTCCGACGAGGACCGCGCCGCGTACTGCCGCCGCCTCGGCGCGGCGGGCACCGTCAACCGCCGCGACTTCGACCACTGGGGCCGGCTGCCCGACACCGGGGACGCCGAGGCGTCGGCGCGGTTCCTGCGCGGTGCCCGCGGGGTGGGCAAGAAGATCTGGGAGATCCTCGGCGAGCGCAAGTCCCCGCGGATCGTGCTGGAGCACAGCGGCCAGGACACCCTGCCGACCTCGATGTACCTGTGCGACAACGCCGGCATGGTGGTGATCTGCGGCGGCACCTCCGGCTACAACGGCGACGTCGACCTGCGCCACCTGTGGATGCGCTCCAAGCGCCTCCAGGGCTCGCACTACGCCGACACGCGCCAGTGCCGCGAGGTCATCAACCTCGTCGGCGCGGGCATGCTCGACCCCTGCCTGTCCGCCTGCGAAGGCTTCGAGGACATCGGGCGCATGCACCAGATGATGCACGACAACGTGCGCCCCTCCGGGAACATGGCCGTCCTCGTGAACGCGTCCCGGCGCGGCGAGACGACGCTCGAACTCCCCGCCGCCTGA
- a CDS encoding cytochrome P450, translating into MSQPTAGVPAVPKARSCPFLPPDGIAGIREASPVTRATFTSGHEAWLVTGYEQVRALLRDPSFSVKVPHALHTQDGVVTQKPGRGSLLWQDAPEHTDDRKLLAKEFTVRRMQALRPNIQRIVDEHLDAIDAQGGPVDLVKTFANQVPSMVISDLFGVPAERRAEFQEIAEAMMRVDQDAAATEAAGLRLGGLLYQLVQERRANPGDDLISALITTEDPDGVIDDMFLMNAAGTLLIAAHDTTACMIGLGTALLLDRPHQLALLRKDPSLIGNAVEELLRYLTIGQFGAERVATQDVEIGGVRIAKGEQVVAHVLAADFDPSFVEEPERFDITRRPAPHVAFGFGAHQCIGQQLARIELQIVFETLFRRFPTLRLAKPVEELRFRTDMVFYGAHELPVTW; encoded by the coding sequence ATGTCCCAGCCCACCGCCGGCGTGCCCGCCGTCCCCAAGGCCCGCAGCTGCCCGTTCCTGCCGCCGGACGGCATCGCTGGCATCCGGGAGGCCTCCCCGGTGACCCGGGCCACCTTCACCAGCGGCCACGAGGCCTGGCTGGTGACCGGCTACGAGCAGGTGCGCGCCCTGCTGCGTGACCCGTCGTTCAGCGTCAAGGTGCCTCACGCGCTGCACACCCAGGACGGCGTCGTCACCCAGAAGCCCGGCCGCGGCAGCCTGCTGTGGCAGGACGCCCCGGAGCACACCGACGACCGCAAGCTGCTCGCCAAAGAGTTCACCGTCCGGCGTATGCAGGCGCTCCGGCCGAACATCCAGCGCATCGTCGACGAACACCTCGACGCCATCGATGCCCAGGGCGGCCCGGTCGACCTGGTGAAAACCTTCGCCAACCAGGTGCCGTCCATGGTGATCTCCGACCTGTTCGGCGTCCCGGCCGAACGGCGGGCGGAGTTCCAGGAGATCGCCGAGGCGATGATGCGGGTCGACCAGGACGCCGCCGCCACGGAGGCCGCCGGCCTGCGCCTCGGCGGACTGCTCTACCAGCTCGTCCAGGAGCGCCGGGCCAACCCCGGCGACGACCTGATCTCGGCGCTGATCACCACCGAGGACCCCGACGGCGTCATCGACGACATGTTCCTCATGAACGCGGCCGGTACCCTGCTGATCGCAGCCCACGACACCACCGCCTGCATGATCGGCCTCGGTACGGCGCTGTTGCTCGACCGCCCCCACCAGCTGGCCCTGCTCCGCAAGGACCCGTCACTGATCGGCAACGCCGTCGAGGAGCTGCTGCGCTACCTCACCATCGGCCAGTTCGGCGCCGAGCGCGTCGCCACCCAGGACGTGGAGATCGGCGGCGTGCGCATCGCCAAGGGCGAGCAGGTCGTCGCGCACGTCCTGGCCGCTGACTTCGACCCCTCCTTCGTGGAGGAGCCGGAGCGCTTCGACATCACCCGCCGCCCCGCCCCGCACGTGGCCTTCGGCTTCGGCGCCCACCAGTGCATAGGCCAGCAGCTCGCCCGGATCGAGTTGCAGATCGTCTTCGAGACCCTGTTCCGGCGCTTCCCGACCCTGCGCCTGGCCAAGCCCGTCGAGGAGCTCCGCTTCCGCACCGACATGGTCTTCTACGGCGCGCACGAGCTGCCCGTCACCTGGTGA